In Leuconostoc kimchii IMSNU 11154, the DNA window AGGAGACATATTTTAGCTATGGATTTATATGATAATCAAAAATCAACCTCGAAAATTAAGCGTGATGCTTCGGTTAACGATCGTATTCCAGATGGTTTATTTTTAGCTTGCCCTTACTGTGGTGTGCAACTATACAATAAACAACTGGGACGTTATCGTGTTTGTGCACACTGTGGTTATGGATTTCGCCTTCAGGCACGCGAGCGTGTTGAACAGCTAACAGAATCATTTGAAGAAATAGATTCAGAAATTGAAATGACAACACCAGTTTTTCCAGGTTATGCTGAAAAATTAGAACGTGCTAAATCACAAACTGGTTTAGGTGAATCCGTTTTGACAGGTATTGCCACGATTGAATCTGAAAAAGTAGCCTTGGGAATTATGGATTCATATTTTATGATGGGTTCATTAGGGACCATGACTGGTGAAAAAATTACCCGTTTATTTGAGTATGCAACAAGTCATTTATTACCTGTTGTGCTATTTACTGCCTCCGGTGGTGCACGAATGCAAGAAGGTATTAATTCATTGATGCAAATGGCTAAAATTTCGGCAGCTGTAGCGGCTCATCAAGAGGCAGGACTTTTATATTTAGTTGTCCTAACTGATCCAACGACGGGCGGTGTGACAGCTAGTTTTGCAATGCAAGGTGACATTACTTTTGCTGAGCCACATGCACTTGTTGGCTTTGCGGGGGCACGTGTTATTGAATCAACCATTCATGAAAAATTGCCAAAAGATTTCCAGCGTGCTGAGACATTGTTAGAAAATGGCTTTTTAGATCAGGTTGTACCGCGAGCTGATCTTAACAAAATGATTGCAAAAGTAGTCAAGCTGCATCGTGTAAGGGAGATTTAATATGGCTGTAAATATTGGATTAAAGTTATTTAAACGAGAATTAACGCCTGCTGAGATTGTTAAAAAATCTCGAGAAGATCGCTTTTTAGCCCATGAAATTATTGATGGTATTTTTACAGACTTTGTAGAATTACACGGTGATCGATTAGGTGGTGATGATTCGTCTGTGATTGGTGGTATTGCTGCTTTGAATGGCACACCAGTAACAGTTATTGTCATTGATAAGGGTGTTGATATTCATGATAAGTTGAGCAAACGAAATGGTTCACCAGAACCTTGGGGTTACCGAAAAGCACAACGTTTGATGCAACAGGCAAATAAGTTTCATCGACCTATTGTTACGTTTATTAATACACCAGGTGCTTTTCCAGGTAAAACTGCTGAAGCACAGGGTCAGGGCGAAGCAATTGCGCAATCTATTTTAAAATCTATGAAATTGACGGTTCCGATGATTGCGATTATATATGGTGAGGCTGGTTCCGGTGGTGCATTGGCTTTAGCAGCCAGCGATCAAGTTTGGATGTTCCAAAATGCGACTTATTCAATTTTGTCACCAGAAGGTTTTGCGTCAATTTTGTGGAAAGATAGTAAACGCTCTGATGAGGCAGCTGCAGTTATGGGGCTAACGCCAAAGGACTTGTTGGAGAAAAACGTCATTGAATATATTATTCCAGAATCACGCAACCATCCGCGTGTGTTTAATTTGATTCGTAAGCGTCTTGATGATGAGTTTAGAACATTAAATACGTTAACACCTCAGGAATTACTAAAACAACGACGTGACCGCTTTAGAGCGTTTTGATGTGTTATAATAGGTTGTAAGCTGATTAAATTTTGAATAAAATACATAGAACCATTGTATTTTTATTTTTGGGGTCGTTCTTGGAATTCGACAGGTCGTTTAGGGCATGGACTGCGTTTCGCCAACCGGGCGTAAAAACGGGCAGACTTTTTAACTGCAAAAAATGAAAACTCTTTCGCAATCGCTGCTTAAAACACAGTGACGCGTAACTTAATCTTGGTCTCTGACATCTAAGGTTAGGTCATAAAAGGTCAGATCGTGTATAATTTTACATCTGGAGATTATACGTTAAATTAATCAGATTAGTGACCAGTAGCTGCCTTGTGTTGTGGCGTAACTGGTTATGAAATTTAAATGACAGCACTATAAGCGTAGAGGTTCATGTACCGGACGGTTTGGACAGGGGTTCGAATCCCCTCGGCTCCACTAAGCATGTCATGGCGTTGCATCAGGTTTCAAAAACCTTGATGTAGCGCCTTTTCTTATGAAAAACGTTGCACTATATTGCATGGTATTTCAAGTAAAATAACACATTTTAACACAATAAAACCACGTTCTAACATGAGACAAGTAGAACGTGGTTTTATAGTCTTAAATATTATGGGCACGATGTATGATATTACTGATTATGACAAAAGGGCATTTAATGTTCAGTTCAAACGTAATAAACTGTCCTGATTTATACTACCAAACAATTAATAATTACAATGGACTATATAACTTCTAAATTTGTAGAACAGTTAGTTTAAAACAAGTACAGAAACTGATAAATATGTAGCGAATAGTAACCATAATAAGTAAGGGACTAATAGCAGCTTAATGGGCCGCCTATCTATCCAGATAATAGCCATAACCAAAATATCCATTACCACGATCATTATGGTAGCGAATAGAAAATTTGAAAACGAGAAGAATACAACGGTCCAAAATATATTTAATGTTAGTTGCACATACATATAGGTATAGAGTATGTGTCGATTGTTCTTCACAAAACTTAGGTTAGCACAATAAATGCCAAGTAAAATATAGAGTAGGCCCCATGCTGGCCCAAACAGCCACTTTGGTGGTGCTAGTGGTGGTAGAATTAAACGTACCATATATGTCGCCTATTGACAGACCACGTATCCATTCGACACTGAATGATGACAATGTGCCGAGAATTAAAATAGCTACAATAAATGCTATGGATTTTAGTGTGACAGAATTTCTCTTCATGTTATAATTCTCTTTCAGTTTCACGCACTCATAAACTATCAACTACTAAAAGTCATATCAAGTTGTTCATTTATTTTGTCAACTTGGTGATGCTTTTTCAAAGTTATTATTGCTTACTATGTCTAATAATAAAAAAAACAATCAGCTCACTAAGCCATACGATGGCAAAAAATATGAAAAGCACGCCTATGTTTAACAAGCGTAGCTTAGTGTTCATGACAGCTCCCGTACCGTCAATGTGACGTAGCCACAGAAAAATACTAATGATTAGAAATAGCATGACGCTACTGATATTAAAACTTAGCCAAGTGTTGTGTCTCATAATTGTTCTCCTAATACTTATGTTGCTGATGTACGCGATGCTTTTTTACTTCAGAAAATCTACGATGAAGCTGATAATAACAAAAATGAGCAAAAAAGTACCAAAATACTTTTGAATTTTTTGGCGTGGGTTTGGTTTTTTAGAAGCTCTAATTAGTAGGGCACCAGATAGTAAAAAAATAATTTGTAATGCGGTGCTCATGTCGTCCCCTATAATGCTTTTAACGTGGTTCTGCACGTGTGTCGTATTTTAATAAACTCTAGAATGCTTTAAACGTTATGATATAAGTGTATATAAAATTATCAATATTTTTATACACTTATATCATACCAAACAAAGCCACCTATTTAAAGGCGGAAACGAATCAACAGGATTGTAACTTGTACGATTATTATGTATACTGTCTAGTAAGTATTAATAGGAGAAATATAGTGGTAACAATAATTTATTGGGTCGTTATTTTGACTTTACTCATCACAGGCCTGTTTACAGGATATCGCAGTTATCGCTATGCGAATTTAAAATTACATTGGTATACTTACCTATTGTATATTGCTATATTTTTAAGTTGGCTAACTGTCACACCACAATTTAATGTTAATTTCTTTGTGAATTTGATTGTCGTATTTGCAATTTTATTTTTAATGACTACGATGCAACGCCAATCTTAAATAAAGTAACAAAAAACGACCTGATTAGGTCGTTTTTTGTTACTTTATGATAATGTTCTATGTGACATGATACTATCATGTCCTAAGAGTATCTGTTCAATTTCTGATGCAAATAAATTTCTTGGAATGGCTCGTAAATGCTTGAAATAGGGGATTTTGCGTAGCTTAAAAGCAATTAATCCAGGTAAATAAGAGGATAAACGGTCATGATCGAAGATAATACCAGGATAAACCATAAACGCCCGTTGCGATAATTTAGTTGCTGCCATTTGTTCAACAATTGATTTAGCGTTTAAATAGGGCTTCATGAAAAAAGGACCAGTATTAGCCGAAACAAATAGGAAATTTGGGCGCTTCTCTTCTAATAAAACATCTATAATCT includes these proteins:
- a CDS encoding acetyl-CoA carboxylase carboxyltransferase subunit beta, whose amino-acid sequence is MDLYDNQKSTSKIKRDASVNDRIPDGLFLACPYCGVQLYNKQLGRYRVCAHCGYGFRLQARERVEQLTESFEEIDSEIEMTTPVFPGYAEKLERAKSQTGLGESVLTGIATIESEKVALGIMDSYFMMGSLGTMTGEKITRLFEYATSHLLPVVLFTASGGARMQEGINSLMQMAKISAAVAAHQEAGLLYLVVLTDPTTGGVTASFAMQGDITFAEPHALVGFAGARVIESTIHEKLPKDFQRAETLLENGFLDQVVPRADLNKMIAKVVKLHRVREI
- the accA gene encoding carboxyltransferase subunit alpha, coding for MAVNIGLKLFKRELTPAEIVKKSREDRFLAHEIIDGIFTDFVELHGDRLGGDDSSVIGGIAALNGTPVTVIVIDKGVDIHDKLSKRNGSPEPWGYRKAQRLMQQANKFHRPIVTFINTPGAFPGKTAEAQGQGEAIAQSILKSMKLTVPMIAIIYGEAGSGGALALAASDQVWMFQNATYSILSPEGFASILWKDSKRSDEAAAVMGLTPKDLLEKNVIEYIIPESRNHPRVFNLIRKRLDDEFRTLNTLTPQELLKQRRDRFRAF
- a CDS encoding TspO/MBR family protein, with amino-acid sequence MVRLILPPLAPPKWLFGPAWGLLYILLGIYCANLSFVKNNRHILYTYMYVQLTLNIFWTVVFFSFSNFLFATIMIVVMDILVMAIIWIDRRPIKLLLVPYLLWLLFATYLSVSVLVLN
- a CDS encoding DUF3923 family protein codes for the protein MRHNTWLSFNISSVMLFLIISIFLWLRHIDGTGAVMNTKLRLLNIGVLFIFFAIVWLSELIVFFIIRHSKQ
- a CDS encoding NAD-dependent epimerase/dehydratase family protein, encoding MDKFTQQKVVIVGGTGFVGQGLIKHLSPELFDVHSISRHVFSPNNQDTTTYHAVDLSDPTQWRAIVSDADWVIDAVGILFPNPLKHQSYQKNSVSPAKQIIDVLLEEKRPNFLFVSANTGPFFMKPYLNAKSIVEQMAATKLSQRAFMVYPGIIFDHDRLSSYLPGLIAFKLRKIPYFKHLRAIPRNLFASEIEQILLGHDSIMSHRTLS